Within Bacteroidales bacterium, the genomic segment CATGTGTGTCTTGATTGTCGGCACCTGGATAAAAACGAAATGATACGCCGTTTCCCGACAATTTACGCAAAATGTCTGAGCATTGGTATTGACATAACAAAAGAAATGATACCTGTTGTGCCGGCAGCTCATTATATCTGTGGGGGTATCCGAGTAGATGAAAACGGGCGCAGTAATATAAAAAATCTTTATGCAACGGGAGAATGTGCTTGTACTGGGCTTCATGGAGCAAATCGTCTCGCCTCAAATTCCCTGCTAGAATCTGTTGTTTTTTCTCACCGTGCTGCAATGGATGCTATTAGCAATTTAAAAAACATTGATTTTAACAACAATATTCCCGAATGGAACGCTGAGGGGACTGTTCTTAACGAAGAAATGATTTTAATTACACAAACCACCAAAGAGCTTCGGGAAATCATGAGCAATTATGTGGGAATTGTCCGTTCAAACCTTCGCCTTAAAAGAGCCATGGACCGGCTTGAAATTCTTTACCGTGAAACGGAAGAGTTATATGAACACTCGGTTCTTACAGTCAAAATATGTGAATTGCGCAACATGATAAATGTAGCTTACCAGATAATAAAAATGGCATCACAACGCAAAGAAAGCCGCGGGCTTCATTTTTCACTCGATTATCCCGACCTAAAAAAATAAAATTATGGCTCTGATAAAAAAAGTTAATGGTATCGGACCTAAATGGGGGGCTGATTGCTTTTTTGCTGACAACGCAACCCTGACCGGAAACGTGGTCATGGGCGATAAATGCAGTGTTTGGTTTCAGGCGGTTGTCAGAGGCGACGTACATTATATTCGAATCGGAAACAACGTAAATATACAGGATGGTGCTATTGTGCATTGTACATACCAAAAAGCCCCAGTTAATATAGGAAATAATGTGTCCATTGCCCATAGGGCTATCATACACGGGTGTACTATTCATGATAATGTGCTGATAGGGATGGGCGCTATCATCATGGATGGTGCTATAATAGAAAGCAATTCTATCATTGCAGCAGGGGCAGTTGTTACCGAAAAAACAATAGTTGAATCGGGAAGCGTATATGCCGGTATGCCTGCAAAAAAAATAAAAAGTATGGGCACCGCCTTGTTAGAAGGTCAGATTAACCGCATATCAAAAAACTATATGATGTATGCCGGAT encodes:
- a CDS encoding gamma carbonic anhydrase family protein, giving the protein MALIKKVNGIGPKWGADCFFADNATLTGNVVMGDKCSVWFQAVVRGDVHYIRIGNNVNIQDGAIVHCTYQKAPVNIGNNVSIAHRAIIHGCTIHDNVLIGMGAIIMDGAIIESNSIIAAGAVVTEKTIVESGSVYAGMPAKKIKSMGTALLEGQINRISKNYMMYAGWYDKD